The Rubricoccus marinus nucleotide sequence AGCCGCTTTGCCCGGCAGGCGGAAACGCTCGCGGCCACGGCGCCCGCCCTGCTCCTCCTCTCTACGCCCGACGACTCGCCTCTGGCGTGGATCCGGGCCGGCGAAGCGCTCCAGCACGTCCTCCTCTCGGCCGCGCTGCATGAGGTCTCAGCGTCCTACCTGAACCAGCCCGTCGAGGTGCCGCCTCTCCGCGGCCGGCTCGCGGTGTTCGCAGGCGGGGAGCGGCCCCACGTCCTTTTCCGCGTCGGCTTCGCCGCCGACCTGGGGGGCTCCCAACGCCGCGGCGTGAGCGACGTCCTGACCAGCCCCGCCTCACCATGACCGATCCCTCCATCCGCCGCATCCTGTTCCCGACCGACCTCTCGGCGTGTGCCGAGGGAGCCTTCACGCACGCGGCGTGGCTCGCGGATCGCTTCGGGGCCACGCTGTACGACTTCCACGTCCGCGAGACTCCCGGATTCCCGCCCTTGGACTGGGTGGACGACCTCGTGGTCACGGCTGAGGACGTGGCCGCCGACCTCGGGCTGCCTCTGGCGCCAGAGGCCGAGCCGCTCCGCCCGATCGACCTCGTGCATGAGGAGCGAGAGGCCTCCGACGTTGCGGCGGCGATCCTGCGCTACGCCGCCGACCTCCCGGCCGACCTGATCGTGATGGGCACGCATGGGCGAAGCGGCGTGGCGCGCGCCCGCCTCGGGAGCATCGCCGAGGCTGTTGTGCGGCACGCTCGCTGCCCCGTCCTCACGGTCCGGCCGGACGCCAACGGCGGGGCGTCGGCGTTTCGGGAGATCCTGGTGGCGCTGGATACCGCCGATCCCATCCCGCCAGAAGCCGCGTGGGCGGCTCGGCTCGCCCGCGCCTATCACGCGAGGCTGCACCTTCTTCGTGTCGTCGCTCCCAGCCTTCTCCATCCGCAGGCGTCTGAGGCGTCGCGCCGGGCGCATCTCGGGCTCGGACGGCTAGAAGGTCAACTCGGCAGTGAGGGAGTGCCGGCGGTCGTGTCCCGGGTGTGCGAAGGAGACCCGGCAGCGGTGATCGCGGAGACGGCTGAAGAGATCGGGGCCGACCTCATCGTGGTGGGCAGCCACGGCCGCGAGGGGGTGCGCCGGGCGCTTCTCGGTAGCGTCTCGGAGACCGTGATCCGGCACGCCCCGTGCCCCGTCTTTGTCGCCAGGCACCAGGGGGAGGGCTCTGCCGCCAGGATCGAATGACACCATCGCGCTCCGTGTCTACTCCACCGCCAGAGGCCGCACCGACCGGGCCTCTGGCGGTGGGGTGGCGGCGCGAGGCCGTGTTCGTGGCGCTCGCGCTGACGGGCTTAGTGGTGGGGTTCGCCGCCGAGCGAATGGGGATGGGGCCTCTGGCGTGGGGCGCATACGCCGTTTCGTACGCGTTCGGCGGCTGGGACGGGCTCCGCGCCGGGCTGGGCGCGCTGCGCCAGAGGCGGGCGGACATCGACCTGCTGATGATCCTCGCGGCCGTGGGCGCGCTGGCCATCGGGGCGCCGTTCGAGGGCGCAATGTTGCTGTTCCTGTTCTCGCTCTCGAACCTGCTCCAGGACATCGCGCTGGGCCGTAGTCGCCGGGCCATCGGAGCGCTGATGGACCTCCGGCCCGACGTGGCGCTTGTACGTCGCGATGGCGCACTCGTCGAGCTTCCCGTCGGGGAGGTCGAGATCGGCGAGACGATCCGGCTGAAGCCCGGGGACCGCGTCCCGCTGGACGGGGAGGTTTTGACGGGCCGGAGCCTGCTGGACCAAGCCTCGCTGACGGGGGAGAGCGTGCCCGTCGAGAAGAACCCCGGCGACGCCGTGTTCGCGGGGACGGTCAACGGCGGCGGTGCGCTGGACGTGCGCGTAACGACGGCCGCTGGCGCCTCCGCCATCGCGCGCGTGATCCAGCTCGTGGAGCAGGCGCAAGGCGAAAAAGCCGAAACGCAGCGGCTCCTCGACCGGTTCGAGCAACCGTACGCGCTGGGCGTGATCGCGCTCACGCTTATCGCCATCGCGCTTCCGCCTCTGGCGTGGGGCGAGGCGTTCCGCCCGGCGTTTTACCGCGCGATGACGCTCATGGTCGCCGCGAGCCCGTGCGCGCTCATCATCTCGACGCCAGCGGCCGTTCTCAGCGCGATCGCTGCCGCGGCACGGCGCGGCGTGCTGTTCAAAGGTGGCGCGTATGTCGAGGCCGCTGGGACCGTCCGCGCCGTCGTGTTCGACAAGACGGGCACGCTCACAACGGGCCAGCACCGGCTGACGGACGTGGTCGCGTGCGAGGGCGAACGCGCCGACGAGGTGCTGGCATTGGCCGCGTCCGTCCAGGCATCGAGCGAGCATCACCTGGGGGCGGCGACCGTGACGGCCGCGCGCGAGCACCGGCTCGACGTTCCCCTCGCCAGCGGCTTCCAGGCAAGCGTCGGCCGCGGAGT carries:
- a CDS encoding universal stress protein; this encodes MTDPSIRRILFPTDLSACAEGAFTHAAWLADRFGATLYDFHVRETPGFPPLDWVDDLVVTAEDVAADLGLPLAPEAEPLRPIDLVHEEREASDVAAAILRYAADLPADLIVMGTHGRSGVARARLGSIAEAVVRHARCPVLTVRPDANGGASAFREILVALDTADPIPPEAAWAARLARAYHARLHLLRVVAPSLLHPQASEASRRAHLGLGRLEGQLGSEGVPAVVSRVCEGDPAAVIAETAEEIGADLIVVGSHGREGVRRALLGSVSETVIRHAPCPVFVARHQGEGSAARIE
- a CDS encoding heavy metal translocating P-type ATPase; protein product: MTPSRSVSTPPPEAAPTGPLAVGWRREAVFVALALTGLVVGFAAERMGMGPLAWGAYAVSYAFGGWDGLRAGLGALRQRRADIDLLMILAAVGALAIGAPFEGAMLLFLFSLSNLLQDIALGRSRRAIGALMDLRPDVALVRRDGALVELPVGEVEIGETIRLKPGDRVPLDGEVLTGRSLLDQASLTGESVPVEKNPGDAVFAGTVNGGGALDVRVTTAAGASAIARVIQLVEQAQGEKAETQRLLDRFEQPYALGVIALTLIAIALPPLAWGEAFRPAFYRAMTLMVAASPCALIISTPAAVLSAIAAAARRGVLFKGGAYVEAAGTVRAVVFDKTGTLTTGQHRLTDVVACEGERADEVLALAASVQASSEHHLGAATVTAAREHRLDVPLASGFQASVGRGVSAVVDGREVAVGNARFYAERRVARWSDAQRTVSRLEAEGKTAVVVAVAESGRPLAPEAPDESETEGVVGWRAIGVTAFADAVRTGAPEAIRQLREAGVERIVLLTGDNRAVAEAVGRAVGVDAVVAEALPETKVDLVRSLQASVGPVAMVGDGVNDAPALAAATLGVAMGAAGTDAALETADLVLMGDDLLALPFALRLSRRARRTLAVNLGVSLAAIAVMVMLILTVGLALPIAVVGHEGSTVLVSLNGLRLLAVRR